One Bacteroidota bacterium genomic window carries:
- a CDS encoding ferritin — protein sequence MEKVLNEQINKEMFSSYLYLSLATYYESINLSGFAAYFKVQASEEYAHAMKIFDHVHTRGGKVTLEAIAKPQSEWNGALDGLKAAFEHEQYISKSIFSLVELAHELKDYSTNTFLNWFVEEQIEEEESALAVVTKLEMIGESKNSLYLFDRDMGKRAAK from the coding sequence ATGGAAAAAGTATTAAATGAACAGATCAATAAAGAGATGTTCTCATCATATTTATATTTAAGCCTTGCCACTTACTATGAGTCGATAAATCTTTCAGGATTTGCAGCCTACTTCAAAGTACAGGCGAGTGAGGAATATGCTCACGCAATGAAGATCTTTGATCATGTACACACCCGTGGCGGTAAAGTGACCCTTGAAGCGATCGCAAAACCACAAAGCGAGTGGAATGGTGCACTTGACGGATTAAAAGCTGCTTTCGAACACGAACAGTATATCTCAAAAAGCATCTTCTCACTTGTTGAACTCGCTCATGAGCTAAAGGATTACTCGACCAACACCTTCCTCAACTGGTTTGTTGAAGAGCAGATCGAAGAAGAGGAATCAGCTCTCGCAGTTGTAACCAAACTCGAAATGATCGGCGAATCGAAAAATTCCCTCTATCTTTTCGACAGAGACATGGGAAAAAGAGCTGCTAAATAG
- a CDS encoding PDDEXK nuclease domain-containing protein has translation MNDFDENLKYEQLLSLIKERINEAKYKALKTVNHELISLYWDLGKIIVKKQLDEGWGKSIVEKLSSDLKASNLGVQGFSASNLWYMRQFYLEYKDKPNLQPLVGEIGWSHNMIIFSKCKEDSEREFYLLHTKKFGWSKNVLVHQIDNKSFEKYLLNQTNFDKTIAVDYRNQALLAIKDNYTFDFLELSEAHSEYELENALLANIRQFLEEMGHWFTFVGSQYKLTVGENEYYIDLLLYHRKLKSLIAIELKVGDFLPEYKGKMEFYLTALNRHLKEEGENDAIGIIICKNKDKTVVEYSLSSSNHPIGVSTYTTGTNLPADFVKYLPDSETISRKLEQVRFLFNESGSD, from the coding sequence ATGAATGACTTTGACGAAAATTTAAAATACGAACAGTTGCTTTCTTTAATTAAGGAGCGGATTAATGAGGCAAAATATAAGGCCTTAAAAACTGTAAATCATGAGCTGATCTCTCTATATTGGGACTTGGGCAAAATCATTGTTAAGAAGCAACTGGATGAAGGATGGGGGAAGTCGATCGTTGAAAAATTGAGTTCTGATCTGAAGGCATCCAACCTGGGTGTTCAGGGTTTTTCAGCATCGAATTTATGGTATATGCGACAATTTTATCTTGAGTACAAAGATAAACCAAATCTCCAACCACTGGTTGGAGAAATTGGCTGGTCGCACAATATGATTATTTTTTCCAAGTGTAAGGAAGATTCTGAAAGAGAATTTTATCTTCTTCACACCAAAAAATTCGGGTGGTCAAAAAATGTTCTTGTTCATCAAATAGACAACAAATCGTTTGAAAAGTATTTGTTGAACCAAACCAATTTTGATAAAACAATCGCAGTTGACTACAGGAATCAGGCTTTGTTGGCAATTAAAGACAACTATACCTTCGACTTCCTCGAATTATCAGAGGCACATAGCGAATATGAGTTGGAAAATGCACTTCTGGCAAATATTCGTCAGTTTTTGGAGGAGATGGGTCATTGGTTTACATTTGTTGGAAGTCAATACAAGTTAACGGTCGGGGAGAATGAATATTATATTGACCTGTTGTTGTATCACAGGAAATTAAAATCTTTAATTGCCATAGAACTAAAAGTTGGAGATTTCCTGCCGGAGTATAAAGGTAAAATGGAATTTTATCTGACGGCATTAAATCGACACCTGAAGGAAGAAGGTGAGAATGATGCAATAGGGATTATTATTTGTAAAAACAAAGATAAAACTGTAGTTGAGTATTCATTAAGCAGTTCCAATCATCCTATCGGAGTATCTACATATACCACTGGAACGAATCTTCCTGCTGATTTCGTAAAATATTTGCCTGATTCTGAGACAATAAGTCGAAAACTTGAACAGGTACGATTTCTATTTAACGAGAGTGGTTCTGATTAA
- a CDS encoding metallophosphoesterase family protein → MHKFLFSTAVLFTLFSSIGFSQEVPASYSNIKYDTGKKLYYFEEDGRKLYEKAGNPRYDVEKFISGISGDAKGLSFNFGDTLLKGTLYYGLIPVGDGKYPLPVWFNKSVAIEKGVCSVDIKGTLSGTYDMIEWQAKGYGLLGYRITGSSGAMLYDGRVEFVAGEPFMVSNTIVDGPFVNVVTENSAIISLRTNFVCEPSVTVGKREYELESGRKHELLVTELQPSTEYIYTVRAGNTVFEQKFKTAPKKGDNSKFTFAYASDSRASQGGGERSLFGSNVYIMRKIMALAAQKGVDFMQFTGDLINGYSYNPEEQRLQFRNWKNAVQPFAAYFPIYTTMGNHEGQHIRFIDESKAARYLRVDRFPFDSLSAETVFADELVNPLNEELLSEDGSKYDPNPSTTDFPSYSETAYSYTFGNSAMIVMNSNYWFSPDVKANPGLSGNPHAYIMENQYNWFAKKLLEYEADNRIKHIFVSVHTPLFPNGGHSGDDMWYSGNNSVRARIAGKEVETGIIERRDLFLDLMVNQSKKTRAVFTGDEHNYNHLVINPEMKMYPENWEKKKVKLSRTIFQINNGAAGAPYYAKEKLPWSEYCKSFTTRNALVFITVDGDRVTVETINPDTLEEIESFELNTKQ, encoded by the coding sequence TTGCACAAATTTCTTTTTTCAACAGCAGTTCTTTTTACTCTTTTCTCTTCAATCGGGTTCAGTCAGGAAGTGCCTGCCTCGTATTCAAATATCAAATATGACACCGGCAAAAAACTCTATTATTTCGAGGAAGATGGAAGAAAGTTATACGAAAAAGCCGGCAATCCGCGTTATGATGTGGAGAAATTCATCTCTGGCATTTCGGGCGATGCAAAGGGACTTTCCTTCAATTTTGGAGATACACTTCTAAAAGGGACACTTTACTACGGTTTGATTCCCGTGGGTGACGGGAAGTATCCGCTCCCTGTCTGGTTTAACAAAAGTGTGGCGATAGAAAAAGGAGTCTGCTCCGTTGATATCAAGGGGACTCTCTCGGGCACATACGACATGATCGAGTGGCAGGCTAAAGGATATGGTTTGCTCGGATACCGTATCACCGGTTCGTCGGGTGCAATGTTGTATGACGGGAGGGTGGAGTTTGTCGCAGGCGAACCTTTTATGGTCTCAAACACGATAGTGGACGGTCCTTTTGTGAATGTCGTGACCGAAAACTCTGCCATCATTTCATTAAGAACGAATTTTGTTTGCGAGCCCTCAGTTACGGTAGGGAAGAGGGAATATGAGCTTGAGTCCGGCAGAAAACATGAACTTTTGGTGACGGAACTTCAGCCTTCCACTGAATATATCTATACTGTAAGAGCCGGAAACACAGTATTCGAGCAAAAGTTTAAAACTGCCCCTAAAAAGGGCGACAATTCCAAATTTACATTCGCGTATGCAAGCGATTCGAGGGCATCCCAAGGGGGTGGTGAGAGGAGTCTTTTTGGCTCAAATGTTTACATCATGCGGAAAATAATGGCTCTCGCTGCACAAAAAGGCGTGGATTTCATGCAGTTCACGGGTGACCTGATCAACGGTTACTCATACAACCCGGAGGAGCAGAGACTGCAGTTCAGAAACTGGAAAAATGCGGTACAACCATTCGCAGCATACTTCCCGATTTACACAACGATGGGTAACCACGAGGGGCAGCACATCAGATTTATTGATGAATCTAAAGCCGCCCGGTATCTGCGGGTTGACCGTTTCCCCTTCGACTCACTCTCGGCAGAGACTGTATTTGCTGATGAGCTGGTGAATCCTCTTAACGAGGAACTGCTCTCAGAGGACGGATCGAAATATGATCCGAACCCTTCAACCACCGACTTTCCATCATACAGTGAAACAGCATACAGCTACACTTTTGGAAACAGTGCGATGATTGTGATGAACTCGAATTACTGGTTTTCTCCCGATGTTAAGGCTAATCCGGGGCTTTCGGGAAATCCGCATGCGTATATAATGGAGAATCAGTACAACTGGTTTGCGAAGAAATTGCTCGAATATGAAGCCGACAATAGAATTAAGCACATTTTTGTATCGGTTCACACTCCATTGTTTCCGAATGGCGGGCATTCCGGCGATGATATGTGGTACTCGGGCAACAATTCCGTGAGAGCGAGAATTGCCGGCAAGGAGGTGGAGACGGGCATTATCGAGAGACGCGACTTGTTCCTCGATCTGATGGTTAATCAGTCGAAGAAAACCAGAGCTGTTTTCACAGGTGACGAGCACAACTATAACCACCTTGTTATAAACCCTGAAATGAAGATGTATCCTGAAAACTGGGAGAAGAAAAAAGTGAAGCTGAGCAGGACAATCTTTCAGATCAACAACGGAGCTGCCGGTGCACCCTACTATGCGAAGGAAAAACTCCCCTGGAGTGAGTATTGCAAGTCGTTCACTACACGGAATGCTCTCGTGTTCATCACCGTGGATGGTGACAGGGTTACAGTTGAAACCATAAATCCCGACACCCTTGAAGAAATTGAATCTTTTGAGTTGAACACAAAACAATAA